One genomic segment of Amycolatopsis sp. Hca4 includes these proteins:
- a CDS encoding DapH/DapD/GlmU-related protein: MFFDDERSHRLRPQILTELVSQYMNDAERAQFYGLPPTCRVRERVKIISPENLKMGDHCWIGEGAALDASGGLEIGEHTSIGLNTLIFTHSSWLANMTLQNHSGSDLIERKPVKIGKGCFIGGLVVIMAGVTIGDFATVQPNSVVAKDVPPRTLVAGNPARVFQRYDEEYIQSEVDRVRAENARRREIAEERGGDASGWGAPSGDFSE, translated from the coding sequence ATGTTCTTCGATGACGAGCGCAGCCACCGGCTGCGCCCGCAGATCCTGACCGAGCTGGTCTCGCAGTACATGAACGACGCCGAGCGCGCGCAGTTCTACGGGCTGCCCCCGACGTGCCGCGTCCGCGAGCGCGTGAAGATCATCAGCCCCGAGAACCTGAAGATGGGCGACCACTGCTGGATCGGTGAGGGCGCGGCCCTCGACGCGAGCGGCGGCCTGGAGATCGGCGAGCACACGAGCATCGGCTTGAACACGCTGATCTTCACGCACTCGAGCTGGCTGGCGAACATGACGCTGCAGAACCATTCGGGCAGCGACCTGATCGAGCGCAAGCCGGTGAAGATCGGCAAGGGCTGCTTCATCGGCGGCCTGGTGGTGATCATGGCGGGCGTGACGATCGGCGACTTCGCGACGGTCCAGCCGAACTCGGTGGTGGCGAAGGACGTCCCGCCGCGCACGCTGGTGGCGGGGAACCCGGCCCGGGTGTTCCAGCGCTACGACGAGGAGTACATCCAGTCCGAAGTGGACCGGGTGCGCGCGGAGAACGCCCGGCGGCGGGAGATCGCGGAGGAACGCGGCGGCGACGCGTCCGGGTGGGGCGCGCCCTCGGGTGACTTCTCGGAGTGA
- a CDS encoding glycosyltransferase family 4 protein has translation MRIAVVNNFFPPRVGGSAHMAASLAGQFAAAGHEVLAITAAYGEAPADERRDGYRVVRLPAVKMPQIGLSIDFDMSFASLRPGNWRRLWKLLDEFKPDAIHLHGQFFDLSWLAGIWARRHDVPTLLTIHTLLISDNKLYGGVFRLLDAVLVRPILAYMRPRYVILDKLGVDYCVDRYGTSDANSEYFPIAVDTGHFAKPVTKDVRAEHEIGDAPLIVSLGHVIPLRNRLPLIEALPSILDKHPGVRVVVVGRVYHDAFLKRAAELGVSDALIVTGAVPKEDVPAYFAAADIVTHDLNGGCGTASLEAMLSGTATIASVTEDNYPGIELRNGENVLLVRPDDSEAVARTVIELLDDPERRALIAQRESELVRSNFGLDVVAEEHLRTFEKLVSEADVLR, from the coding sequence ATGCGCATCGCGGTGGTGAACAACTTCTTTCCCCCTCGGGTGGGCGGCAGCGCGCACATGGCGGCGTCCCTGGCGGGTCAGTTCGCCGCGGCCGGGCACGAGGTCCTCGCGATCACGGCAGCGTACGGCGAAGCCCCGGCCGACGAACGGCGCGACGGCTACCGCGTCGTGCGCCTGCCCGCGGTGAAGATGCCGCAGATCGGCCTGTCGATCGACTTCGACATGAGCTTCGCGTCGCTGCGGCCGGGCAACTGGCGGCGGCTGTGGAAGCTGCTGGACGAGTTCAAGCCGGACGCGATCCACCTGCACGGCCAGTTCTTCGACCTGTCGTGGCTGGCCGGGATCTGGGCGCGGCGGCACGACGTGCCGACGCTGTTGACCATCCACACGCTGCTGATCAGCGACAACAAGCTGTACGGCGGCGTGTTCCGGCTGCTGGACGCGGTGCTCGTGCGGCCCATCCTCGCCTACATGCGGCCGCGCTACGTCATCCTCGACAAGCTCGGTGTCGACTACTGCGTCGACCGGTACGGCACGAGCGACGCGAACTCGGAGTACTTCCCGATCGCCGTCGACACCGGGCACTTCGCGAAACCGGTGACGAAGGACGTCCGCGCGGAGCACGAAATCGGGGACGCGCCGCTGATCGTCTCGCTCGGGCACGTCATCCCGCTGCGCAACCGGCTGCCGCTGATCGAGGCCCTGCCGTCCATTTTGGACAAGCACCCCGGGGTGCGGGTGGTGGTCGTCGGCCGCGTGTACCACGACGCATTCCTCAAGCGGGCGGCGGAACTGGGCGTTTCGGATGCGCTGATCGTCACGGGCGCGGTGCCGAAGGAGGACGTCCCGGCCTACTTCGCGGCGGCGGACATCGTGACGCACGACCTCAACGGCGGCTGCGGCACGGCGTCCCTGGAGGCGATGCTCTCCGGGACGGCGACGATCGCTTCGGTGACCGAGGACAACTACCCGGGCATCGAGCTGCGCAACGGCGAGAACGTGCTGCTGGTGCGCCCGGACGACTCGGAAGCGGTGGCCCGCACGGTGATCGAGCTGCTCGACGACCCGGAACGCCGGGCGTTGATCGCGCAGCGGGAGAGCGAGCTGGTGCGGTCGAACTTCGGCCTCGACGTCGTCGCCGAGGAGCACCTCAGGACCTTCGAGAAGCTGGTGTCGGAAGCCGATGTTCTTCGATGA
- a CDS encoding SigE family RNA polymerase sigma factor, translated as MARGDEEFAEFVRASSARLTHAAFLLTGDRHQAEDAAQTAFTRTYAAWSRVRHKDAYGYARTVLVNHVIDGWRRPFREYATETVPERPDRLDVGKAVTQREWLTAMLKTLTDRERAVVVLRHFFDLPEAEVARELGVSLGTVKSTNSRALAKLRVGADPEDTLIGGSGR; from the coding sequence ATGGCGCGGGGCGACGAGGAGTTCGCGGAGTTCGTCCGCGCGTCGTCGGCCCGGCTCACGCACGCCGCGTTCCTGCTCACCGGTGACCGCCACCAAGCCGAAGACGCCGCCCAGACCGCCTTCACGCGCACCTACGCCGCCTGGTCGCGGGTGCGGCACAAGGACGCCTACGGCTACGCCCGGACCGTCCTGGTCAACCACGTCATCGACGGCTGGCGGCGGCCGTTCCGCGAATACGCCACCGAGACCGTGCCCGAGCGGCCGGACCGCCTCGACGTCGGCAAGGCCGTCACCCAGCGCGAGTGGCTCACCGCCATGCTCAAGACGCTCACCGACCGCGAACGCGCCGTCGTCGTGCTGCGGCACTTCTTCGACCTGCCGGAAGCCGAGGTGGCCCGTGAGCTCGGTGTTTCCCTGGGTACCGTGAAGAGCACGAACTCGCGGGCGCTGGCCAAGCTGCGGGTCGGGGCCGATCCGGAGGACACGCTGATCGGGGGGAGCGGGCGGTGA
- a CDS encoding NAD-dependent epimerase/dehydratase family protein, with protein sequence MSDKKVLFTGGGGFIAAHVIPLLLEGGYTVRIFDNMTRGDRARVNEFVATGKVELVEKDVRYGGAVREAMRGCTHVIHFATVSINKSIADPHESIDINMIGNHNVFAAAADEGVERLVFASTASVYGDPKRLPMHEDDELKPLTPYCISKRAGEDLLGFYERQKGLSWNALRFFNVYGPGQKIEAYYTSVINHFIQRLRNGQPPIIDGRGDQSMDFVHVTDLAHAVVAALESEKANVPINIGTGIDTSIAALAKILIEAVGVDVEPLFNERDVLVSRRAADISRARDVLGWEPRITVEDGMRDLVKETE encoded by the coding sequence GTGTCCGACAAGAAGGTGCTCTTCACCGGGGGCGGTGGCTTCATCGCCGCGCACGTCATCCCGCTGCTGCTCGAGGGCGGCTACACGGTCCGGATCTTCGACAACATGACCCGCGGCGACCGCGCCCGGGTCAACGAGTTCGTCGCCACCGGCAAGGTCGAGCTGGTCGAGAAGGACGTCCGGTACGGCGGCGCGGTGCGCGAGGCCATGCGCGGCTGCACGCACGTCATCCACTTCGCGACGGTCTCGATCAACAAGTCGATCGCCGACCCGCACGAGTCGATCGACATCAACATGATCGGCAACCACAACGTGTTCGCCGCGGCCGCCGACGAGGGCGTCGAGCGGCTGGTGTTCGCCTCGACCGCTTCGGTCTACGGCGACCCGAAGCGGCTGCCGATGCACGAGGACGACGAGCTCAAGCCGCTCACGCCGTACTGCATCTCGAAGCGCGCCGGCGAGGACCTGCTCGGCTTCTACGAGCGGCAGAAGGGCCTCTCGTGGAACGCTCTGCGGTTCTTCAACGTGTACGGCCCCGGCCAGAAGATCGAGGCCTACTACACCTCGGTGATCAACCACTTCATCCAGCGCCTGCGCAACGGCCAGCCGCCGATCATCGACGGCCGCGGTGACCAGTCGATGGACTTCGTGCACGTCACCGACCTCGCGCACGCCGTCGTCGCGGCGCTGGAGTCGGAGAAGGCGAACGTGCCGATCAACATCGGCACCGGCATCGACACGTCGATCGCGGCGCTGGCCAAGATCCTCATCGAGGCCGTCGGCGTCGACGTCGAGCCGCTGTTCAACGAGCGTGACGTGCTGGTCTCGCGGCGCGCCGCCGACATCAGCCGGGCGCGTGACGTGCTGGGCTGGGAGCCGCGGATCACCGTGGAGGACGGCATGCGGGATCTGGTCAAGGAAACCGAGTGA